From the Kogia breviceps isolate mKogBre1 chromosome 3, mKogBre1 haplotype 1, whole genome shotgun sequence genome, one window contains:
- the CDCA4 gene encoding cell division cycle-associated protein 4 has translation MFARGLKRKCAEDEEAVPAYSLQRQSLLDMSLVKLQLCHMLVEPNLCRSVLIANTVRQIQEEMTQDGSWCVPVPQPAGRVSRDRLVSTEILCRSAREGARPAPDPGDPASELQVVPAAQAPGAPPGGAWDGDGPRENRGSFHKSLDQIFETLESQSPGAVEELFADVDGSYYDLDAVLTGMVGGAKSGQDGLEAFASTAAPPPSASCKSDLGELDHVVEILVET, from the coding sequence ATGTTTGCGCGAGGGCTGAAGAGGAAGTGCGCGGAGGACGAGGAGGCCGTGCCCGCCTACAGTCTGCAGCGCCAGTCGCTCCTGGACATGTCGCTGGTCAAGCTCCAGCTGTGCCACATGCTGGTGGAGCCCAACCTGTGCCGTTCGGTCCTCATCGCCAACACGGTCCGGCAGATCCAAGAGGAGATGACCCAGGACGGGAGCTGGTGCGTGCCGGTGCCCCAGCCCGCGGGGCGGGTGTCACGCGACCGCCTGGTGTCCACGGAGATCCTGTGCCGCTCGGCGCGGGAGGGGGCGCGCCCGGCCCCCGACCCCGGAGACCCGGCCTCTGAGCTCCAAGTGGTCCCagcagcacaggctcccggggcccctcccggtggcgCTTGGGACGGGGACGGCCCTCGAGAAAACAGGGGAAGCTTTCACAAGTCGCTCGATCAGATATTTGAAACACTGGAGAGTCAAAGCCCCGGTGCGGTGGAGGAGCTGTTTGCCGACGTGGACGGTTCCTACTATGACCTGGACGCTGTGCTGACCGGCATGGTGGGCGGGGCCAAGTCGGGCCAGGACGGGCTGGAGGCCTTCGCCTCCacggccgccccgccccccagcgcCAGCTGCAAGTCGGACCTGGGCGAGCTGGACCACGTGGTGGAGATCCTGGTGGAGACCTGA
- the CLBA1 gene encoding LOW QUALITY PROTEIN: uncharacterized protein CLBA1 (The sequence of the model RefSeq protein was modified relative to this genomic sequence to represent the inferred CDS: deleted 1 base in 1 codon), translating to MSPEHLPIASMRAGGTNMQGQRCLGGAPGHMPPLCAFLSDLAEQAGGVSFCRVSKDSGAASAPGRQSGGAVERAGPRSLLPPPGGGGEARISGRSGEALSPSASAPDLGEHSCAWGEFEGFRESSARSEQFSQSFELPERPTEPQPRRTISAQKERGSRQSHQGGPGVTGTSAITPSEPIVSYEKIFRFAFQEVPVPQATEDVSTLDHFLETSNEEKLGLESVHKLCSESRKLWRALQNTRTTMTARCRWSESRCRENFLLVLGIDAAQKSLSEGPGRTLGDPDLHEPEELGFRLHRCRALIQTKLSGTPGGRQGSLITYSLFLKTPIHGNGQYITIPKKKKIFAPRNLKMTLFNSNVC from the exons ATGTCTCCTGAGCATCTTCCCATCGCGTCTATGCGGGCT GGCGGCACCAACATGCAAGGCCAGCGGTGCCTGGGGGGAGCACCTGGCCACATGCCTCCTCTCTGCGCGTTTCTGAGTGACCTCGCAGAGCAAGCAGGCGGGGTTTCCTTCTGCCGGGTTTCTAAAGACAGCGGTGCGGCCTCGGCACCTGGGAGACAGAGCGGTGGCGCTGTGGAGCGGGCGGGTCCCCgctccctcctccccccgccgggtgggggtggggaagccaGGATCTCTGGGCGCAGCGGAGAGGCCTTGTCTCCCTCCGCCAGTGCTCCAGACCTAGGGGAACACAGCTGTGCCTGGGGGGAGTTTGAAGGCTTTCGGGAATCCTCAGCCAGGTCTGAACAGTTCTCTCAGTCCTTTGAGCTCCCGGAGAGGCCCACAGAACCTCAGCCGCGGAGAACCATTTCCGCCCAAAAGGAGCGTGGTTCTCGCCAGTCTCACCAGGGTGGACCTGGGGTGACAGGAACCAGCGCCATCACACCTTCTGAG cctATTGTCAGCTATGAGAAGATTTTTAGGTTCGCTTTTCAAGAAGTACCAGTCCCACAGGCAACTGAAGATGTTTCCACCTTGGACCATTTCTTAGAAACAAGCAATGAAGAAAAACTTGGCCTTGAATCTGTGCATAAACTGTG TTCTGAATCCAGAAAACTCTGGAGAGCTCTTCAGAACACCAGGACCACGATGACTGCCCGATGCCGCTGGAGCGAGTCCCGTTGCCGGGAAAACTTCCTTCTTGTTCTCGGAATAGATGCTGCTCAGAAG AGCCTTTCGGAGGGCCCGGGCCGCACTCTGGGAGACCCCGACCTCCACGAGCCCGAAGAGCTTGGCTTCCGCCTGCACCGCTGCAGAGCCCTGATCCAGACCAAG CTTTCAGGGACGCCGGGCGGCAGGCAGGGCAGCCTGATCACATACAGCCTCTTCCTCAAGACCCCCATACACGGAAATGGGCAATACATCACAattccaaagaaaaagaagattttcGCTCCTCGTAACCTAAAAATGACATTGTTTAACAGTAATGTTTGCTAA